The proteins below are encoded in one region of Metabacillus dongyingensis:
- a CDS encoding S8 family peptidase, with the protein MNMKTFLAASLSTVLLASPLYDVKASDKTNLEKSLESSVIVNSKSGHDVQTITLITGDVVEIRTIEGGKSVINVEPADRNGAGAQVLNIGEDTYVIPSSAMPYLAADKLDKDLFNVTKLIKNGYDDKKLASLPIIVEYADSKSRSIHQKKPALKGTQIERVLESINGAALSTSKKEADTFWDEIIPQNATVQKAKTDSLQFEHGIEKIWLDGRVEATLENSVPQIGAPTAWESGFTGKGIKVAVLDSGIDRNHPDVAGQLDEAVSFVPGETVDDGNGHGTHVASTVLGTGAASDGKNKGVAPEARLVVGKVLSDQGSGLDSWIIDGMEWASERAKVVNMSLGTSEPSDGTDPMSQAVNRLSKENGTLFVIAAGNSGAEGSIGSPGAADSALTIGAVDKTDNLAYFSSKGPRFGDMGLKPDLSAPGVGIIAARSNFAPGSGFYSSKDGTSMATPHVAGAAAILLQKNPDWNGSQLKETLMSTSKKLNYSAFHAGTGRLDVPAALSEVSATGSLSFGFFKWPHDQVEPVQKTVTYTNDGDQAVTLHLQADFKNTTGQDAPAGMLSVSESQITVPANSKKEVTVTLNADLGELGSRYQGHLTAKDHSGKQIAHTAMGMVKEEEKYSLTFKATDRKGAPALTYVGLVNKDMDVEFVAVNGTTELRLRPGTYSAMSMMEVDTDTDQHGIALVGTPEINLDGPKTVELDARKAKEITTEVPKKTEPSYQRMEYYRSIEDKSINHIYLMPVWIDKMYAVPTKEVATGEFEYLTRWRLTKPVLEINFKGKVLDDIPLAGSTPLDGKYNLSAVYAGKGSSSDYERLKAKGKAVLVDRSSEVSTSEQAIAANAAGAKLLIIANYENKEFSEYAGNSDYTDLPLAVASISKREGDKLITASRSGNLKLQVEGEVNTPYVYDLMDVHEGSIPKDLTYAPSNNELVKIDTRYKSDREAPGGEFRYDLRPHTRGAVGFLYKLALPSVRAEWVSATEDTRWYHQANVIDSPWEIRQPAVTYKKGQRLQENWFSPVSRPRLGEGYWTPFRQGNSFQFNIPAWADSGKGHTGGATYDVSVKNQTLKLFQGDALVKEGKGQALNIFSGVSEDRKQYRLVSDAVRDAERWSTSVSTHTEWTFWSQEQDEMRNSLPFYSLDYNVETDMNGNALAAPSTTLDLSVSKLEGAEGYGNIAGAALEVSFNEGKSWKSVKLEQKANAQWTAKINNPKSGKYVSLRAAAWDDQGNKISQEVIKAYGLR; encoded by the coding sequence ATGAATATGAAAACGTTTTTAGCTGCCTCTCTTTCCACAGTTTTACTTGCTTCACCCCTTTATGATGTAAAAGCATCTGATAAAACGAATCTTGAAAAGTCATTGGAGAGTTCTGTGATTGTAAACAGTAAAAGCGGTCATGATGTACAAACCATTACCTTAATCACTGGGGATGTCGTTGAAATACGGACGATCGAAGGCGGCAAGAGTGTCATCAATGTAGAACCTGCTGATCGCAATGGAGCTGGCGCACAAGTTCTGAATATAGGTGAAGACACCTATGTAATCCCGAGTTCAGCCATGCCATATCTTGCGGCTGACAAATTAGACAAGGATTTGTTTAATGTTACTAAGTTGATTAAAAATGGATATGATGACAAGAAGCTTGCTTCATTACCGATTATCGTAGAATATGCAGACTCAAAATCCAGATCTATTCACCAAAAGAAACCAGCCCTTAAAGGAACTCAAATCGAACGAGTATTAGAAAGCATCAATGGTGCTGCTCTTTCGACTTCTAAAAAAGAAGCGGATACGTTTTGGGATGAGATTATCCCCCAAAATGCAACAGTACAAAAAGCAAAAACAGATTCTTTACAATTTGAGCATGGAATCGAAAAGATTTGGCTCGATGGCCGTGTAGAAGCAACGTTAGAAAATAGTGTTCCCCAGATAGGTGCACCGACCGCATGGGAATCAGGTTTTACAGGTAAAGGGATTAAGGTGGCGGTACTTGATTCAGGCATCGACCGGAATCACCCTGACGTTGCAGGACAGTTAGACGAGGCAGTAAGTTTTGTACCCGGAGAAACCGTAGATGATGGGAATGGTCACGGGACACATGTCGCTTCGACTGTATTAGGAACCGGAGCAGCTTCAGATGGAAAAAACAAAGGAGTTGCGCCTGAAGCCCGTCTAGTTGTAGGTAAAGTGTTAAGTGATCAAGGAAGCGGCTTAGATTCTTGGATTATTGACGGGATGGAATGGGCTTCTGAACGTGCAAAAGTAGTGAATATGAGTCTAGGAACCTCAGAGCCTTCTGATGGAACGGATCCAATGTCTCAAGCAGTAAACAGACTCAGCAAGGAAAATGGCACACTATTTGTTATTGCTGCAGGTAATAGCGGAGCAGAAGGCAGTATCGGTTCACCTGGTGCAGCTGATTCCGCGCTGACAATCGGAGCGGTTGATAAAACAGACAATCTTGCTTATTTTTCTTCAAAAGGACCTCGATTTGGAGATATGGGTCTAAAACCTGACTTGTCTGCACCAGGTGTCGGTATTATCGCAGCACGTTCCAATTTTGCACCGGGAAGCGGTTTTTATTCGAGTAAGGATGGTACTTCTATGGCAACTCCACATGTGGCTGGTGCAGCTGCAATCCTTTTACAGAAGAATCCTGACTGGAACGGTTCTCAACTAAAAGAAACATTAATGAGCACCTCCAAGAAACTAAATTACTCTGCTTTTCATGCTGGAACCGGCCGACTGGATGTACCAGCAGCATTAAGCGAAGTAAGTGCAACAGGTTCACTGTCGTTCGGATTTTTCAAATGGCCTCATGATCAAGTAGAGCCTGTTCAAAAAACAGTCACCTATACAAACGATGGCGATCAAGCTGTGACATTACATCTCCAAGCTGATTTTAAAAATACAACTGGTCAAGATGCACCCGCTGGAATGTTAAGTGTATCTGAGAGCCAAATCACTGTTCCCGCAAACAGTAAGAAAGAAGTAACTGTAACCTTGAATGCTGATCTAGGTGAATTAGGCTCTCGCTATCAAGGGCATCTAACTGCAAAAGATCATTCAGGCAAACAAATTGCACATACAGCAATGGGCATGGTGAAAGAAGAGGAAAAATACTCTCTTACATTTAAAGCCACTGACCGTAAAGGTGCCCCTGCCCTTACGTATGTCGGTCTAGTCAACAAAGATATGGATGTCGAATTCGTTGCTGTTAACGGAACAACAGAATTACGTTTACGCCCTGGAACATATTCTGCTATGTCCATGATGGAAGTGGATACTGATACAGACCAGCATGGCATAGCTTTGGTGGGTACTCCTGAAATCAACTTAGACGGTCCTAAAACGGTAGAACTCGATGCGCGAAAAGCGAAAGAAATAACAACCGAAGTGCCGAAGAAAACAGAACCAAGCTACCAGCGTATGGAGTATTACCGATCAATTGAGGACAAATCTATCAATCATATCTATTTAATGCCTGTTTGGATTGATAAAATGTACGCTGTTCCAACAAAAGAAGTAGCGACCGGAGAGTTTGAATATTTGACTAGATGGCGATTAACGAAACCAGTTCTTGAAATTAATTTTAAAGGAAAAGTACTGGATGATATTCCGCTTGCGGGGAGTACGCCTCTTGATGGAAAATATAACTTATCAGCGGTCTATGCAGGAAAAGGAAGTTCTTCTGATTATGAGCGCTTGAAAGCAAAAGGAAAAGCGGTTCTCGTGGATCGCAGCAGTGAGGTTTCAACATCTGAACAAGCCATCGCAGCAAATGCAGCAGGTGCTAAGCTTCTTATTATCGCAAACTATGAAAATAAGGAATTTAGTGAGTATGCAGGAAATTCAGATTATACGGACTTGCCTCTGGCTGTTGCCTCAATAAGTAAAAGAGAAGGTGACAAGCTCATTACTGCTTCTCGCTCAGGTAATCTTAAACTTCAAGTAGAAGGTGAAGTAAATACACCTTACGTTTATGATTTAATGGATGTACATGAGGGCAGCATTCCTAAAGATTTAACGTATGCCCCTTCAAACAATGAGCTAGTCAAAATTGATACTCGTTATAAATCAGACCGTGAAGCTCCTGGCGGAGAGTTCCGCTATGACCTGCGCCCGCATACAAGAGGAGCGGTAGGATTTTTATACAAATTAGCGTTGCCTTCTGTTCGAGCTGAATGGGTATCAGCAACGGAAGATACAAGATGGTATCACCAGGCAAATGTCATCGACAGTCCCTGGGAAATTCGTCAGCCTGCGGTTACTTATAAAAAGGGTCAAAGGCTTCAGGAAAACTGGTTCTCACCAGTATCACGTCCGCGGTTGGGTGAAGGATATTGGACTCCGTTCCGACAAGGGAACTCTTTCCAATTTAATATTCCGGCTTGGGCGGACTCAGGAAAAGGACATACTGGCGGAGCCACTTATGATGTTTCCGTTAAAAATCAAACTCTCAAGCTATTTCAAGGAGATGCGCTTGTAAAAGAAGGTAAAGGGCAAGCTCTAAATATTTTCAGCGGAGTTTCTGAAGATCGTAAACAATACCGTCTGGTGAGTGATGCTGTTCGTGATGCCGAGCGCTGGTCCACGTCCGTGAGCACACATACAGAATGGACGTTCTGGTCACAAGAACAGGATGAAATGCGCAACAGCCTCCCGTTTTATTCTCTTGATTATAACGTAGAGACAGATATGAATGGGAACGCATTGGCTGCTCCCTCCACCACGCTTGATTTATCAGTGTCTAAACTGGAAGGTGCAGAAGGCTATGGCAACATTGCAGGTGCCGCTTTAGAAGTTTCGTTTAATGAAGGAAAGTCATGGAAATCAGTAAAACTTGAACAGAAAGCAAATGCTCAGTGGACAGCCAAAATCAACAATCCAAAATCTGGTAAATATGTTTCCTTAAGAGCAGCAGCTTGGGATGATCAAGGCAATAAAATTTCTCAGGAAGTCATTAAGGCATACGGTTTAAGATAA
- a CDS encoding glycerophosphodiester phosphodiesterase, producing MKRKKFLNAAIAALIVSTMVSTGDGQTVSAAERTGYGSTEFDLQAHRGGIGLTVESTIASFSKALELGVNTLELDVQITEDHQAVVTHDRKISGGNCQDTAPAFSGDPEYPYVGKYIKNLTLEQIRTLDCGSKTKPQYPGQETSPGAKMPLLTEVFDLVKRYNAKKVRMNIETKVEAGAPHETAPREEFVQIVAREVREAGMLDRVSIQSFDWGSLMRMREVEPSLPIIALTNGPQFLQPGQPGASPWLGGIDIDTFDGDLVAAAKSFGADAISPVHGFPQNGKITDENYEPYVTKQMVADAHEAGIKVIPWTVNDSPTMHKLVEDGADGIITDYPDRLREVMSQHGFKMPKRYKGPNSNYLPINN from the coding sequence ATGAAAAGAAAAAAGTTTTTAAATGCAGCAATTGCAGCACTGATAGTGAGTACTATGGTTTCAACTGGAGATGGACAGACCGTTTCAGCGGCTGAGAGGACAGGCTATGGATCAACTGAATTTGATCTCCAGGCACACCGCGGCGGAATAGGGCTGACAGTTGAATCTACTATTGCATCATTCTCTAAAGCTCTTGAACTCGGAGTAAATACCCTTGAGCTAGATGTGCAGATCACTGAGGATCATCAAGCTGTTGTGACACATGACCGCAAGATTTCAGGAGGAAACTGTCAGGATACAGCTCCGGCATTTTCAGGTGATCCCGAGTACCCGTATGTTGGAAAATACATAAAAAATCTAACGCTTGAGCAAATCCGCACTCTTGACTGCGGTTCAAAAACAAAGCCGCAGTATCCAGGACAGGAGACTAGTCCAGGAGCTAAGATGCCGCTGCTGACTGAAGTTTTCGATCTGGTCAAACGCTACAACGCAAAAAAGGTCCGAATGAATATCGAAACAAAGGTAGAAGCGGGTGCTCCTCATGAAACCGCCCCGCGTGAAGAATTTGTTCAAATTGTTGCCCGAGAAGTCCGTGAGGCAGGAATGCTTGACAGAGTCTCCATTCAAAGCTTTGACTGGGGGTCACTTATGCGAATGCGTGAAGTTGAGCCAAGTCTCCCTATCATAGCGCTGACAAACGGTCCGCAATTTTTGCAGCCAGGCCAGCCGGGAGCATCTCCATGGCTGGGTGGAATCGATATCGACACTTTTGACGGAGACTTAGTTGCAGCAGCCAAATCATTTGGAGCAGATGCAATCTCGCCAGTACACGGATTTCCACAGAACGGCAAAATCACCGATGAAAACTACGAACCATACGTAACAAAACAAATGGTGGCAGATGCTCACGAAGCCGGAATAAAAGTGATTCCATGGACAGTAAATGATTCTCCAACAATGCACAAACTAGTAGAGGATGGAGCGGACGGCATCATAACTGATTATCCAGACCGTCTCCGTGAAGTCATGTCTCAGCATGGTTTTAAGATGCCTAAAAGATATAAAGGGCCAAATAGTAATTACCTGCCTATAAATAACTAA
- a CDS encoding efflux RND transporter periplasmic adaptor subunit translates to MKKQTLIGIIITISLAFIIINISIILSTDHIERSKALNSYSNIENGDLKKLLSTKGVVIPSSNYSIKYDKSLGTINEVKVSEGDVILAGDILIEYQTGHIDAEIEGLEQQFSRLNARMSSAESDLSSLEQQLSEAQADSSPDLFDTENNSIDSNNSNNSDNRDNENSEEVISNQIGDKQDQIEDLNLQVDGVNQKITQLHGEKAKYTITSKMDGTVTEINPYPQSENEAVVSINSNQPFLIEGKLSEKQAAKVKEGQKVIASANVLPDQKKEGTVKELKMDPIGVPSVEEKESFYPFRAEMIEADETWHHGYHISLDIVLDERNGVVVIPDSVIQKKAGKTYVYVVKNGRLEKREINLGLEVNNRTEVLQGLAKGERIVSHPSKDIKDKMEIFMPINHRYVEKKTLKTFSSEQRVRLILRGFVH, encoded by the coding sequence ATGAAAAAGCAAACGTTGATCGGGATTATCATCACTATCAGTCTAGCATTCATCATAATAAATATAAGCATCATTCTGAGCACAGATCACATAGAGAGGTCTAAAGCATTAAACTCGTATTCCAATATTGAAAATGGGGACTTAAAGAAACTGCTTTCTACTAAAGGAGTCGTGATTCCTTCTTCGAATTATTCCATTAAATATGATAAATCGTTAGGAACGATTAATGAAGTAAAGGTGTCTGAGGGAGATGTGATTTTGGCAGGGGACATTCTCATTGAATATCAAACTGGACATATAGATGCTGAAATTGAGGGACTGGAACAGCAGTTCAGCAGATTGAATGCCAGGATGAGTTCAGCTGAATCTGATTTGTCTTCTCTAGAGCAGCAGCTGAGTGAGGCACAGGCTGACTCCTCACCTGATCTCTTTGATACTGAAAATAATAGTATTGATAGTAATAATAGTAATAATAGTGATAATAGAGATAATGAAAACAGTGAAGAAGTGATAAGCAATCAAATTGGCGACAAACAGGATCAAATTGAAGATCTCAATTTGCAGGTGGACGGGGTGAATCAGAAAATCACCCAGTTGCATGGGGAGAAAGCGAAATATACGATTACCAGCAAAATGGATGGAACAGTTACTGAAATCAATCCATATCCACAAAGTGAGAATGAAGCCGTAGTCTCAATTAATTCAAATCAGCCTTTTCTCATTGAAGGAAAGCTTTCAGAAAAACAAGCGGCCAAAGTGAAAGAGGGACAAAAAGTAATCGCATCCGCAAACGTTTTGCCTGATCAGAAAAAAGAGGGTACGGTAAAAGAATTGAAAATGGATCCAATCGGAGTGCCATCCGTCGAAGAAAAAGAAAGCTTTTATCCATTTCGGGCTGAAATGATCGAAGCTGATGAAACCTGGCATCACGGCTATCACATCAGTCTTGATATCGTTCTTGATGAGCGAAATGGAGTTGTTGTCATACCTGATTCCGTTATTCAAAAAAAGGCAGGAAAAACCTATGTTTACGTTGTTAAAAATGGAAGACTGGAAAAAAGAGAAATAAATCTTGGGCTAGAGGTAAATAACCGCACTGAGGTGCTGCAAGGATTAGCAAAAGGTGAAAGAATCGTCAGTCATCCATCGAAAGATATAAAAGATAAGATGGAGATTTTCATGCCGATAAATCATCGTTATGTTGAGAAGAAAACACTAAAAACATTCTCGAGTGAACAGAGGGTTCGTTTGATTTTAAGAGGATTTGTTCATTAA